The following is a genomic window from Sphingorhabdus sp. Alg231-15.
GCACCGAGCAAACAGGTTTCAGGCGCATGGGTGGCAAGCCAATCTGCCGTTTCCGAAATGAACGAAAATGTCCCCCGGCCGAGATTTTGGGTGGCGCCATGTCCGCCCGCTTCGGTGCCCTGAGCGACGATTATTTTTGCGCCCGCTTCGATTGCCGGTGGCAGATCTTTCAGCGAATGGATTTGGCATATCAGCGTGGCACCAGATTCTATAATCTGTTTGGAAAAGGGCCGCGGATCGCCAAAGGATAGCATGATCGCAGCAGGCTGATGATTGTCGATCAGCCAATTGAGGGCGTTAGAATCTTCTGCCAGCTTCCAGCTTATAAACCCGCAGCCAAGGCGCTTCATTGCCGCAGCGTCATCTCCGATGGCTTCTACAGCAATCAGATATTCCCGGCTTGTCCAGTCCAGATCGCCATAGCCGCCGCCGACCAGTCCCAGAGTTCCGGCCTGTGCGCAAGCCGATGCCAGATCGCCGCCAGATGCCAGTGCCATCGGCGCGAGGGCCAAGGGGAGCGTCAAATCGAAATGATCAGTAAAACGGGTCATTGCTGTTCCTGCAAAAACGCGATGATCGCGCCGGCTATTTGATCGGGTTGCTCGGGCAGCAAGGCATGGCCTGCGTTCAGTTCATGATCTATCGATTTCTGCTGACCCACGGCTTCGCGGGCTGGGGAATCAGGCAAGGGCATCCAGAAGCTGTAGAATATACCGCCAGCAATGGCGACAAGCGCCAAGACGCCAAGGAAATATTTCATCTTGTCCCCTCGAAATGACGTGCGTCAAAAATCGATTGCAAGCCCTTTATGCTCCCAATCTCCATAGCGCGTGGGGCCGTCTTTTTCCAAAATCGCGTCGGCTTTGTCGAGCGAATCAGGTTCCGGTATCGGTGGGCTTTTGGACAGATGGGCTGGCGGTTTTACATGATCAGGACGCACGCCGGGTTTTCGCACGCCGGATTTTCTATCT
Proteins encoded in this region:
- a CDS encoding nitronate monooxygenase, translated to MTRFTDHFDLTLPLALAPMALASGGDLASACAQAGTLGLVGGGYGDLDWTSREYLIAVEAIGDDAAAMKRLGCGFISWKLAEDSNALNWLIDNHQPAAIMLSFGDPRPFSKQIIESGATLICQIHSLKDLPPAIEAGAKIIVAQGTEAGGHGATQNLGRGTFSFISETADWLATHAPETCLLGAGGIADGRGLAAALVLGADGVMMGSRFWATKECLANPQAKVIATQTDGDNTARSSVFDILRRKNWPESFDFRAIRNDLYRQWEDRIDVLRNNPQEGRAAYDDGVRQADFNRAHIGIGESAGMISNVPDAATLIGDIESEMKSALKQLNP
- a CDS encoding DUF1674 domain-containing protein, with translation MAKQDRKSGVRKPGVRPDHVKPPAHLSKSPPIPEPDSLDKADAILEKDGPTRYGDWEHKGLAIDF